TGGCCACTACTCGTATTGCCGCCATCTTCCCACTGGCAGAAATCACCGAAGCGCTGCATTTTTATCAGCAACAACGTCACACAGGCAAGATACTGATTCAGTGTTAAACCTGCACACACCTCCCGTCAAACGGTACTGCTTCACTATGTGAAGCATTATGTCGTCGTTTTTTATGAGTACTCTCACGTAACCATACACGGCAATGGCAACACTTCTCTGTACCGATACACTCCAGCTACGTTTCAGGTAAAGAGTCATAACCTGGTTCCGACACACAGACACGTATAAGGGCAGAACTCTCTGCGCAGGCAGTGGTAAATAATCTATTTACCTGGAGGAAAAGTGGACAATTCCAATACGCAAAGCGCCGGACATTATCAGGGCGCTACAGACAAGAACACGGCGGGAAGAACCCGAAAAATAATGCTTTCTGCCGGTATCGGACATTTTATTGAGTGGTTTGATTTTGGTCTGTACGGCACGCTAGCGGCGATTATTGCCAGCAATTTCTTTGCCAGTGGTGATCCCGCAGTAGCATTATTAAAATCTTTTGCCGTCTTTGGTTCCGGCTTTCTGATGCGTCCACTTGGTGGTCTTTATTTCGGTTCGATGGGTGATCGGCTGGGGCGCAGAAAGGTACTCGTCACCGTTATCGTTATTACTTCATTCTCAACATTTATTATGGGTATTTTACCGACCTATCATCAGGTTGGTATTGTTGCCCCGACATTACTGGTGTTAACACGTTTATTACAGGGATTTGCTGCTGGCGGTGAAAGTTCCGGTGTGATTACTTATCTGGCGGAAAGCGCCAAACCTCATCGCCGGGCCACGCTCACCTGCTGGAGTGAGAACTTCAGCTTTATGGCCTTTGTATGCGGTTCAGGTCTGGTTCTGCTGTTAACTCACACGCTTGGTGAGCCAGCGATGAATGACTGGGGCTGGCGTATCCCGTTCTTACTTGCCGCCCCGCTTGGCCTCGGTGGCTTATATATGCGCCGCAATATGGAAGACTCCGCCGAGTTTCATAAACTGAAAAGCAGCGGGAAAATTGATAAATCTCCGTTGCGTACATCTCTGCGCACCTCGGGTAAAGCGTTGCTGTTCTGTGTCGGCTTTGTGGTGGTGAAAGCGGTAAGTAGCTGGGTGTTACAGTCATTTATGCCCGGTTATCTGTCGACCCATCTGCATTACAGTCGTACCGACTCCTATTTAATTACCACTCTGGGTTTATTAAGCGTCGCGATTTGCATGCCATTTACCGGTTATCTCTCTGACCGTATTGGTCGCCGCCCGGTGATGCTGCTGGGATGTGGCGGATTTATTTTGCTGACTTATCCGGCGATGCTGTTAATGACCCAGGGCTCAGTCGCCACCTCCGTGGGCGCCATGAGCATGCTTGGCATATTTGTTGCCTTATTCAATGGTGGTTGTGGCGCAGCAATGGTGGAGTTATTTCCGACAGCGATCCGTTACGGCAGTATTGCCATCGCCTATAACATGACAGTAGCCCTCTTTGGCGGTGTTACCCCACTGGCCTCAGCCTCACTTATCTCCTTTACCGGCGACCCGTTATCCCCTGCATATTATGTGATGGCGACTGCGGTTATTTCTTTTATTGCCGTACTTATGTGTAAAGAGACCGCCGGCAAGATCCTTGATTAAAG
This is a stretch of genomic DNA from Winslowiella toletana. It encodes these proteins:
- a CDS encoding MFS transporter, which gives rise to MLSAGIGHFIEWFDFGLYGTLAAIIASNFFASGDPAVALLKSFAVFGSGFLMRPLGGLYFGSMGDRLGRRKVLVTVIVITSFSTFIMGILPTYHQVGIVAPTLLVLTRLLQGFAAGGESSGVITYLAESAKPHRRATLTCWSENFSFMAFVCGSGLVLLLTHTLGEPAMNDWGWRIPFLLAAPLGLGGLYMRRNMEDSAEFHKLKSSGKIDKSPLRTSLRTSGKALLFCVGFVVVKAVSSWVLQSFMPGYLSTHLHYSRTDSYLITTLGLLSVAICMPFTGYLSDRIGRRPVMLLGCGGFILLTYPAMLLMTQGSVATSVGAMSMLGIFVALFNGGCGAAMVELFPTAIRYGSIAIAYNMTVALFGGVTPLASASLISFTGDPLSPAYYVMATAVISFIAVLMCKETAGKILD